A single region of the Neotabrizicola shimadae genome encodes:
- a CDS encoding DMT family transporter — translation MSLGVLLAVLAAAFLHALWNALIKTGTSKIGAMVILSVAEVPIGLAVALTRPWPEAQVWLWIAASATTHFFYKTFLTLAYDRGDLSRVYPIARGAAPLVVTLVGLVTLPDTVTLPQYAGIVMLGLGILMMARGVFSRGENRRLLPFALGSAAATACYTLIDGMGARVSGDAIAYVAWVFVADGAAFAIGSILIRGIDVLPRDRRSWGMGFIAGAASYGAYAVSVWAMTIAPIALVAALRETSILFAVLIGWLAFGERMTRDKAMAALTIVAGVMLTRL, via the coding sequence GTGAGCCTCGGCGTCCTCCTCGCGGTCCTCGCCGCGGCCTTTCTCCACGCGCTGTGGAACGCGCTGATCAAGACCGGAACCTCAAAGATCGGGGCAATGGTCATCCTCTCGGTGGCCGAAGTCCCCATCGGCCTCGCCGTCGCCCTCACCCGCCCCTGGCCCGAAGCGCAGGTCTGGCTCTGGATCGCGGCCTCCGCCACCACGCATTTCTTCTACAAGACCTTCCTCACGCTGGCCTATGACCGCGGCGACCTTTCCCGCGTCTATCCCATCGCGCGCGGCGCGGCGCCCCTCGTGGTCACGCTCGTCGGGCTCGTGACCCTGCCCGACACCGTGACGCTCCCGCAATATGCGGGCATCGTGATGCTGGGTCTCGGCATCCTGATGATGGCCCGCGGCGTCTTTTCCAGGGGCGAGAACCGCCGCCTCCTGCCCTTCGCGCTCGGCTCGGCCGCCGCCACCGCCTGCTACACCCTGATCGACGGCATGGGCGCCCGCGTCTCGGGCGACGCCATCGCCTATGTCGCCTGGGTCTTCGTGGCCGATGGCGCCGCCTTCGCCATCGGCTCCATCCTGATCCGCGGCATCGACGTGCTGCCGCGCGACCGGCGGTCCTGGGGCATGGGCTTCATCGCCGGCGCGGCCAGCTACGGCGCCTATGCCGTCTCGGTCTGGGCCATGACCATTGCCCCCATCGCCCTGGTCGCCGCCCTGCGCGAAACCTCGATCCTCTTCGCCGTGCTGATCGGCTGGCTGGCCTTCGGCGAAAGGATGACGCGCGACAAGGCCATGGCCGCGCTGACCATCGTGGCCGGGGTCATGCTCACCCGGCTCTGA
- a CDS encoding glutamine synthetase family protein: MKDWLRKHPDVRTIRVAAADLNGQARGKRIPARFADKVVKDGTRFPFSVLNLDIWGEDIDDSPLVFEQGDADGILKPTERGFMPMPWLEAPTALLPIWMFRENGLPYEGDPRHALRAVVDRFKARGLTPVCAMELEFFLIDDSGKTLQVPPSPRSGKRRKAAETLSIRALDAFDTFFTDLYDACEAMDIPADTSTSETGLGQFEVNLMHCDDALRAADDAWLFKMLVKGLARRHGFAASFMAKPYPEYSGSGLHTHFSLLDNDGRNVFDSGGPKGTAIMRNAVAGCLGAMHDSTLIFAPHQNSYERLVPGKHAPTAIAWGYENRTTAIRIPAGNPSARRIEHRVAGGDVNPYLMLATILGAALDGIERELDPPPPIAGNAYAFADLDQIPDSWEHAIDAFENSEVVPNFLHPELIRNLVQTKRQELHYIGELSESEQVELYLDTV; encoded by the coding sequence ATGAAGGACTGGCTGAGAAAGCATCCCGATGTGCGGACGATCCGCGTCGCGGCTGCCGATCTGAACGGACAGGCGCGCGGCAAGCGCATTCCGGCACGTTTCGCGGACAAGGTGGTGAAGGATGGAACCCGCTTCCCCTTCTCTGTCCTCAACCTCGACATCTGGGGCGAAGACATCGACGACAGCCCGCTGGTGTTCGAACAGGGCGATGCCGACGGCATCCTGAAGCCCACCGAACGCGGCTTCATGCCGATGCCCTGGCTCGAAGCCCCGACCGCGCTTCTGCCGATCTGGATGTTCCGCGAAAACGGCCTGCCCTATGAAGGCGATCCGCGCCACGCGCTGCGCGCCGTGGTCGACAGGTTCAAGGCCCGCGGCCTGACCCCCGTCTGCGCGATGGAGCTCGAATTCTTCCTCATCGACGACAGCGGCAAGACGCTACAGGTCCCGCCCTCGCCCCGCTCGGGAAAGCGCCGCAAGGCGGCCGAAACGCTGTCGATCCGCGCGCTCGACGCTTTCGACACCTTCTTCACCGACCTCTACGACGCCTGCGAGGCCATGGACATCCCGGCCGACACCTCCACCTCGGAAACCGGCCTCGGCCAGTTCGAGGTGAACCTGATGCATTGCGACGACGCGCTGCGCGCTGCCGACGATGCCTGGCTGTTCAAGATGCTGGTGAAGGGCCTCGCCCGCCGCCACGGCTTTGCCGCAAGCTTCATGGCCAAGCCCTACCCCGAATACTCGGGCTCTGGCCTGCACACCCACTTCAGCCTGCTCGACAACGACGGTCGCAACGTGTTCGACAGCGGCGGCCCAAAGGGCACCGCGATCATGCGCAATGCCGTAGCCGGCTGCCTTGGCGCGATGCACGATTCCACGCTGATCTTCGCGCCGCACCAGAACAGCTACGAACGTCTGGTCCCCGGCAAGCATGCGCCCACCGCCATCGCCTGGGGCTATGAGAACCGCACGACCGCCATTCGCATCCCGGCCGGCAACCCCTCGGCCCGCCGGATCGAACACCGCGTGGCCGGCGGCGACGTGAACCCCTACCTCATGCTCGCCACCATTCTGGGCGCCGCCCTGGACGGGATCGAGCGCGAGCTGGACCCGCCGCCCCCGATCGCCGGCAACGCCTATGCCTTCGCCGATCTGGACCAGATCCCCGACAGCTGGGAACATGCGATCGACGCCTTCGAGAATTCCGAAGTCGTGCCGAACTTCCTGCATCCGGAACTGATCCGGAACCTCGTGCAGACCAAGCGCCAGGAACTGCACTACATCGGCGAGCTTTCGGAAAGCGAACAGGTCGAACTCTACCTCGACACGGTGTAA
- a CDS encoding ABC transporter permease subunit has product MTCWDIIQAYGLRSIGIGEQLLPKNEFTLCKQFTLIGSGLIWNFYYGFLALFFGFFLANAVALAKAAHNPFLRKPAEWFIFIFRGSPLFIQFFLAYEALVMLPKAGIDVFGITVQTSWTTKAWAGALFVMFLNTGAYAAEIFYGALQSIPKGDLEAAEAYGITGWQKFRRIQWPTMLRLGWPAYTNEAIFLFHATTLVFFSSFPAFRQMGDALYYANYFADKTFNPFIPYPIIGLYFVLITLFITWLFGRVNARLNRHLPSNQRSRIRLRPRALR; this is encoded by the coding sequence ATGACCTGCTGGGACATCATTCAGGCTTACGGCCTGCGCTCCATCGGCATCGGCGAGCAGCTTCTGCCCAAGAACGAATTCACGCTGTGCAAGCAGTTCACGCTCATCGGCTCGGGCCTGATCTGGAACTTCTACTACGGCTTCCTCGCGCTGTTCTTCGGCTTCTTCCTCGCCAATGCCGTGGCGCTCGCCAAGGCCGCGCACAACCCCTTCCTGCGCAAGCCTGCGGAATGGTTCATCTTCATCTTCCGCGGCTCACCCCTCTTCATCCAGTTCTTCCTCGCCTACGAAGCACTGGTGATGCTGCCAAAGGCCGGCATCGACGTATTCGGCATCACCGTCCAGACCTCCTGGACAACGAAGGCCTGGGCCGGGGCGCTGTTCGTGATGTTCCTCAACACCGGCGCCTATGCCGCCGAGATCTTCTACGGCGCGCTGCAATCCATCCCCAAGGGAGATCTGGAGGCAGCCGAAGCCTACGGCATCACCGGCTGGCAGAAGTTCCGCCGCATCCAGTGGCCCACCATGCTGAGGCTTGGCTGGCCCGCCTATACCAACGAGGCGATCTTCCTCTTCCACGCCACGACGCTGGTGTTCTTCTCCAGCTTCCCGGCGTTCCGGCAGATGGGCGACGCGCTCTATTACGCCAACTACTTCGCCGACAAGACCTTCAACCCCTTCATCCCCTACCCGATCATCGGGCTCTACTTCGTGCTGATCACGCTGTTCATCACCTGGCTTTTCGGCCGCGTGAACGCCCGGCTCAACCGGCACCTGCCCTCGAACCAGCGCAGCAGAATCCGCTTGCGTCCAAGGGCGCTCCGGTAG
- a CDS encoding phosphate/phosphite/phosphonate ABC transporter substrate-binding protein: MIAALGMYDRAETAGANDRLWGLVRDGLRDRGIEAPDALTRGDLAYMPGWTSPDLLVSQTCGLPFRARLHDQVTLIGTPDYGVEGCPPGFYRSVLVARADDPRGDLIRFAGARLAYNDSLSQSGWAAPLARAATLDLRFGETLETGGHRLSMLAVAEGSADIAALDAVTWRLLQRWEPAAARVKVVGLTDPTPGLPLISRAGADAPPLFAAISAAIAALSPADRDTLCLKGLVAIPAADYLALPLPPSPAQYAQGH; encoded by the coding sequence ATGATCGCCGCCCTGGGCATGTATGACCGCGCCGAAACCGCAGGCGCGAACGACCGTCTGTGGGGGCTGGTCCGCGACGGCCTGCGCGACCGCGGCATCGAAGCGCCCGACGCGCTGACGCGCGGAGACCTTGCCTACATGCCGGGCTGGACCTCGCCAGACCTTCTAGTGTCGCAGACCTGTGGCCTGCCCTTCCGCGCCCGTCTTCACGACCAGGTCACCCTTATCGGCACGCCCGACTACGGTGTCGAAGGCTGCCCCCCCGGCTTCTACCGCTCGGTCCTGGTGGCGCGCGCCGACGATCCGCGCGGCGACCTCATCCGGTTCGCCGGCGCTCGGCTCGCCTACAACGACAGCCTGTCGCAATCCGGCTGGGCCGCCCCCCTCGCTCGCGCCGCAACGCTGGACCTTCGCTTTGGCGAAACGTTGGAAACCGGCGGGCACCGCCTGTCGATGCTGGCCGTGGCCGAAGGCAGCGCGGACATCGCCGCGCTGGATGCCGTGACCTGGCGCCTCTTGCAGCGATGGGAACCCGCCGCGGCGCGGGTCAAGGTCGTGGGCCTGACCGACCCCACACCCGGCCTTCCGCTGATCTCTCGCGCCGGGGCCGATGCCCCCCCCCTGTTCGCCGCCATCAGCGCCGCCATCGCCGCGCTTTCCCCGGCAGACCGCGACACGCTCTGCCTCAAGGGCCTTGTCGCGATTCCGGCTGCGGACTACCTCGCGCTGCCCCTTCCGCCCTCGCCTGCGCAGTATGCGCAAGGTCATTGA
- a CDS encoding ABC transporter permease: MFTSCAEPKTLEGLHWFYCYLTSGKHVDFYWSFGTVLVLLAITAPIAIAFGFVGATAARSHNPILHWAGRIYIAMVRGVPDIVYFMFFVIVLDQVIEYLKFVAVCPSGTPWPWQGLEFRVCPAAKVPAATASPFIHQAYGFSLAVVTFAIVFGAFTANVLYGAMNSVPRAQLETAEAYGMSHRQVFRRILVPQMWVYALPGLSNLWMILIKATPLLFLLGVKDIVYYAKELGGSKTQAYEFPHGDWRLYYFLVLLVFYLAMTRVSEIALGRLSARLSRGQATAAGERMRRAAA; this comes from the coding sequence ATGTTCACTTCCTGCGCCGAGCCAAAGACGCTCGAGGGCCTGCACTGGTTCTACTGCTACCTGACCTCAGGCAAGCATGTGGATTTCTACTGGTCCTTCGGCACCGTCCTCGTGCTTCTGGCCATCACCGCACCGATCGCCATCGCCTTCGGCTTCGTGGGCGCCACCGCCGCGCGGTCGCACAATCCCATCCTGCACTGGGCCGGTCGCATCTACATCGCCATGGTCCGAGGCGTGCCGGACATCGTCTATTTCATGTTCTTCGTGATCGTGCTGGACCAGGTGATCGAATACCTGAAATTCGTCGCGGTCTGCCCCTCGGGCACGCCCTGGCCCTGGCAGGGTCTGGAATTCCGGGTCTGCCCCGCTGCCAAGGTGCCCGCCGCCACGGCCTCGCCCTTCATCCACCAGGCCTACGGCTTCTCGCTGGCCGTGGTGACCTTCGCCATCGTCTTCGGCGCCTTCACCGCCAACGTACTTTATGGCGCGATGAACTCGGTGCCCCGCGCCCAGCTTGAAACCGCCGAAGCCTATGGCATGAGCCACCGGCAGGTCTTCCGCCGCATCCTCGTGCCGCAGATGTGGGTCTATGCCCTTCCCGGCCTGTCGAACCTCTGGATGATCCTCATCAAGGCAACGCCGCTCTTGTTCCTGCTTGGGGTCAAGGACATCGTTTATTATGCGAAGGAGCTTGGCGGGTCCAAGACCCAGGCCTACGAGTTCCCGCACGGCGACTGGCGGCTCTACTACTTCCTCGTGCTTCTGGTGTTCTACCTCGCGATGACGCGCGTCAGTGAAATCGCGCTCGGCCGGTTGTCGGCGCGCCTGTCCAGGGGTCAGGCCACCGCTGCGGGTGAACGGATGCGGAGGGCCGCGGCATGA
- a CDS encoding ABC transporter ATP-binding protein — MTKGGDVPVIEIRNLHKSYGQLEVLKGVDMVAPKGHVVSLIGSSGSGKSTLLRCCNLLEDSQDGEILFEGEAVHWRGQGLGRHPADKAQVTRIRTNLSMVFQQFNLWSHMTILQNVMEAPVTVLKRNPAEVEKTAREYLAKVGIGDKADAWPAQLSGGQQQRAAIARALCMEPRALLFDEPTSALDPELEQEVVKVIKALAEEGRTMILVTHDMRLAADVSDHVVFLHKGKIEEEGPPERLFGNPQTERLRGFLSATA, encoded by the coding sequence ATGACCAAGGGCGGGGATGTCCCCGTCATCGAAATCCGCAACCTCCACAAGAGCTATGGCCAGCTCGAAGTGCTGAAGGGCGTGGACATGGTGGCCCCCAAGGGCCACGTCGTTTCGCTGATCGGGTCATCGGGCTCGGGGAAATCCACCCTCCTGCGCTGCTGCAATCTGCTGGAAGACAGCCAGGACGGCGAAATCCTGTTCGAGGGCGAGGCTGTGCACTGGCGCGGCCAGGGCCTGGGCCGTCATCCCGCCGACAAGGCCCAGGTCACGCGCATCCGTACCAACCTGTCCATGGTGTTCCAGCAGTTCAATCTCTGGTCCCACATGACCATCCTTCAGAACGTGATGGAGGCTCCGGTCACGGTGCTGAAACGCAACCCGGCCGAGGTCGAGAAAACCGCGCGCGAATACCTGGCCAAGGTCGGCATCGGCGACAAGGCCGATGCCTGGCCCGCACAGCTATCGGGTGGCCAGCAGCAGCGCGCCGCCATCGCGCGCGCCCTGTGCATGGAACCCCGCGCGCTTCTGTTCGACGAGCCCACCTCGGCGCTGGACCCCGAACTGGAACAGGAAGTCGTGAAGGTCATCAAGGCGCTGGCCGAGGAAGGCCGCACCATGATCCTCGTCACTCATGACATGCGGCTGGCGGCGGATGTTTCCGACCATGTCGTCTTCCTGCACAAGGGCAAGATCGAAGAGGAAGGCCCGCCCGAACGGCTGTTCGGCAATCCCCAGACCGAACGCCTTCGCGGCTTCCTTTCCGCCACGGCCTGA
- a CDS encoding glutamine synthetase family protein has translation MSKWTEQLPEAARDYIGNRRVDEVECIIGDIAGVARGKAMPAAKFAKQTNYFLPNSIFLQTITGEWADNPFDAFTEPDMILEPDWTTATAAPWTADVTLQVIHDAKDQEGNPVPYAPRNVLRRIVKLYNDQGWTPVVAPEMEFFLTARNIDPNLPVIPPMGRSGRRAAGKQAYSLSAVDEYGKVIDDIYDFAEAQGLEIDGILQEGGAGQVELNLAHGDPVRLADDVFFFKRLIREAALRHDCFATFMAKPIAGEPGSAMHIHTSVVDTKTGKNIFSGPKGVETPAFFDFIGGLQNHLSAGIALLAPYVNSYRRYVPDFAAPINLEWGRDNRTTGLRVPISGPSARRVENRLPGMDCNPYLGIAATLACGYLGLMEKKGARPEFTGSAYIDNEDIPVNLGDALDILDEDEALKEVMGVEFVKVYDSVKRNEYKEFLQVISPWEREHLLLNV, from the coding sequence ATGTCCAAATGGACTGAACAGCTGCCCGAGGCGGCGCGCGACTACATTGGCAACCGCCGTGTGGACGAGGTGGAATGCATCATCGGCGACATCGCCGGCGTGGCGCGCGGAAAGGCCATGCCCGCCGCGAAATTCGCCAAGCAGACCAACTACTTCCTGCCGAACTCGATCTTCCTCCAGACGATCACCGGCGAATGGGCCGACAACCCCTTCGACGCCTTCACCGAACCCGACATGATCCTGGAACCGGACTGGACCACCGCCACCGCGGCGCCCTGGACGGCCGACGTGACCCTTCAGGTCATCCACGACGCCAAGGACCAGGAGGGCAACCCGGTGCCCTATGCACCGCGCAATGTGCTGCGCCGCATCGTGAAACTCTACAACGATCAGGGCTGGACCCCGGTGGTCGCGCCCGAAATGGAGTTTTTCCTCACCGCGCGCAACATCGACCCCAACCTGCCCGTCATCCCGCCGATGGGCCGTTCCGGACGCCGCGCGGCCGGCAAGCAGGCCTACTCGCTCTCGGCCGTGGACGAATACGGCAAGGTCATCGACGACATCTATGACTTCGCCGAAGCGCAGGGACTGGAAATCGACGGTATCCTGCAAGAGGGCGGCGCGGGCCAGGTCGAACTGAACCTCGCCCATGGCGATCCGGTCCGCCTGGCCGATGACGTGTTCTTCTTCAAGCGCCTCATCCGCGAGGCCGCGCTGCGCCACGACTGCTTCGCCACCTTCATGGCCAAGCCCATCGCGGGCGAGCCGGGCTCGGCCATGCACATCCACACCTCGGTCGTGGATACCAAGACCGGAAAGAACATCTTCTCGGGGCCCAAGGGCGTGGAAACCCCCGCCTTCTTCGACTTCATCGGCGGTTTGCAGAACCACCTCTCCGCCGGCATCGCGCTGCTGGCGCCTTACGTGAACAGCTACCGCCGTTACGTCCCCGACTTCGCCGCCCCCATCAACCTAGAATGGGGCCGCGACAACCGCACCACCGGCCTGCGCGTGCCGATCTCGGGCCCCTCGGCGCGGCGCGTGGAAAACCGCCTGCCGGGCATGGACTGCAACCCCTATCTCGGCATCGCCGCCACGCTGGCCTGCGGCTACCTCGGCCTCATGGAAAAGAAGGGCGCCCGCCCCGAATTCACCGGTTCGGCCTATATCGACAACGAGGACATCCCGGTGAACCTCGGCGACGCGCTCGACATCCTGGACGAGGACGAGGCGCTGAAAGAGGTGATGGGCGTCGAGTTCGTCAAGGTCTACGACTCGGTCAAGCGGAACGAATACAAGGAGTTCCTTCAGGTCATCAGCCCGTGGGAGCGCGAGCACCTTCTGCTGAACGTGTGA
- a CDS encoding type 1 glutamine amidotransferase, translating into MLIGILQTGLAPEALQDANGDYPDMFQRLLDGHGFTFRTWKVVEGEFPASVHDADGWLITGSRHGVYEDHPWIPPLEDFIRQAFAEHVPMVGVCFGHQIIAQAMGGKVERFADGWAVGATDYDFDGEKITLNAWHRDQVTQVPPGAKVIATNDFCANAALLYDDRALTVQAHPEFRPEFVDGLMKTRGKGLVPEAVMAAASQRLAEPLQDRTMAGRIAAFFKEPRA; encoded by the coding sequence ATGCTGATCGGCATCCTCCAGACCGGCCTTGCCCCCGAAGCGCTCCAGGACGCCAACGGCGACTACCCGGACATGTTCCAGCGCCTGCTGGATGGCCACGGCTTCACCTTCCGCACCTGGAAGGTGGTCGAGGGTGAGTTTCCCGCCTCGGTGCACGATGCCGATGGCTGGCTCATCACCGGCTCGCGCCACGGCGTCTATGAAGACCACCCCTGGATCCCGCCGCTCGAGGATTTCATCCGCCAGGCCTTCGCCGAACATGTGCCCATGGTCGGCGTCTGCTTCGGCCACCAGATCATCGCCCAAGCCATGGGCGGCAAGGTGGAACGCTTTGCCGATGGCTGGGCCGTGGGGGCCACCGATTACGACTTCGACGGTGAAAAGATCACCCTGAACGCCTGGCACCGCGATCAGGTCACCCAGGTGCCTCCGGGGGCGAAGGTTATCGCCACCAACGATTTCTGCGCCAACGCCGCGCTCCTGTATGACGACCGCGCGCTGACAGTGCAGGCGCACCCCGAATTCCGCCCCGAATTCGTGGATGGGCTGATGAAGACCCGGGGCAAAGGTCTGGTCCCCGAAGCTGTCATGGCGGCCGCCTCGCAGAGGCTGGCCGAACCGCTGCAAGACCGGACAATGGCGGGCAGGATCGCCGCCTTCTTCAAGGAACCCCGGGCGTGA
- a CDS encoding CDP-alcohol phosphatidyltransferase family protein: MKLRYKALGVHLLTATGAVLSMLAMLAAVEGQWSLMFLWLVCAFLVDGLDGPLARRYDVTVNWPTYDGVLMDLIVDYLTYVFIPAYALFKSGLLPGWTGWIAIIVIVYGSVIYFADTRMKTKDKSFAGFPACWNMVILVMFALKPSTGVILAIVILLTVAMFTNLKFIHPVRTKRWREVSLPVALAWVFFAGWAAMVDFDPQTWAHWGLVATSVYLALAGIVQQIVPESRVQRLG; encoded by the coding sequence ATGAAGCTTCGCTACAAGGCCTTGGGTGTTCACCTGCTGACCGCGACCGGTGCGGTGTTGTCGATGCTGGCGATGCTGGCCGCCGTGGAGGGCCAATGGAGCCTGATGTTCCTGTGGCTGGTCTGCGCCTTCCTGGTGGACGGGCTGGATGGCCCGCTGGCGCGGCGCTATGACGTGACGGTGAACTGGCCGACCTACGACGGCGTCCTGATGGACCTGATCGTGGATTACCTGACCTATGTGTTCATCCCGGCCTATGCGCTGTTCAAGTCGGGGCTGTTGCCGGGCTGGACCGGGTGGATTGCGATCATCGTGATCGTTTATGGCTCGGTGATCTATTTCGCCGACACGCGGATGAAGACCAAGGACAAGAGTTTCGCGGGCTTTCCGGCCTGCTGGAACATGGTGATCCTGGTGATGTTCGCGCTGAAGCCTTCGACCGGGGTGATCCTGGCCATCGTTATCCTGTTGACGGTGGCGATGTTCACCAACCTGAAGTTCATCCATCCGGTGCGCACGAAGCGGTGGCGCGAGGTGTCGCTGCCGGTGGCGCTGGCCTGGGTCTTCTTTGCCGGATGGGCGGCGATGGTGGATTTCGATCCCCAGACCTGGGCGCATTGGGGGTTGGTGGCGACCTCGGTCTATCTGGCGCTGGCGGGGATCGTGCAGCAGATCGTGCCGGAAAGCCGGGTGCAGCGCCTGGGCTGA
- a CDS encoding transporter substrate-binding domain-containing protein, which yields MKKLLLATALAGLSAGAAFAQDVVRLGTEGAYPPYNFINDAGEVAGFEREFGDELCKRAGLNCTWTTNEWDSIIPNLQSGNYDVIIAGMSITPERAEIVDFSQGYLQPTPSAYLAASKDADLKSGPVAAQTSTIQAAFVAENGMTLVEYATPEETVAAVKNGEAVAVLADSDYLKPIADESGGALVLLDQTEMIGGGVGMAFRKSDAELRAKFDAAIKSMKCDGTLDAMITKPEYFGPDSPLVWGDAGKEGC from the coding sequence ATGAAGAAACTGCTTCTTGCCACCGCGCTGGCCGGTCTTTCGGCCGGCGCCGCCTTTGCCCAGGATGTCGTGCGTCTTGGCACCGAAGGCGCCTACCCTCCCTACAACTTCATCAACGACGCCGGCGAAGTCGCTGGCTTCGAACGTGAATTCGGCGACGAGCTTTGCAAGCGCGCGGGCCTGAACTGCACCTGGACGACGAATGAATGGGATTCGATCATCCCGAACCTGCAGTCGGGCAACTACGACGTCATCATCGCCGGCATGTCGATCACGCCGGAACGGGCAGAGATCGTCGATTTCAGCCAGGGCTACCTGCAGCCCACACCCTCGGCCTACCTGGCGGCGTCCAAGGATGCCGACCTGAAATCCGGCCCGGTCGCGGCGCAGACCTCGACCATCCAGGCGGCCTTCGTGGCCGAAAACGGCATGACGCTGGTCGAATACGCGACGCCGGAAGAAACCGTCGCCGCCGTCAAGAACGGCGAAGCGGTCGCCGTGCTGGCCGACAGCGACTACCTCAAGCCCATCGCCGACGAATCGGGCGGCGCGCTGGTGCTGCTTGACCAGACCGAGATGATCGGCGGCGGGGTCGGCATGGCCTTCCGCAAGTCCGATGCCGAACTGCGCGCAAAGTTCGATGCCGCGATCAAGTCGATGAAATGCGACGGCACGCTGGATGCGATGATCACCAAGCCCGAATACTTCGGCCCGGATTCGCCGCTCGTCTGGGGCGACGCTGGCAAGGAAGGCTGCTGA
- a CDS encoding NAD(P)/FAD-dependent oxidoreductase: MNLLHVNDRAGEYPGSYYAATRADLAPFPALKGAAKANVCIVGAGYTGLSAALHLAQRGYDVVVLEAHRVGFGASGRNGGQVGSGQRQDQVWLEKVAGREAAKALWSLAEESKALVRDLIRDHAMPVTFHPGVAHACWSDAEVRDTHAYAEKLHRDYGYDQLEPLDRDGIRALIGSPVYKGGEIDWGAGHVHPLNYAIGLAAAASKAGARLHEGSEVLNIRHGAHPVVETAHGHVTCDHVILAANGYLGHLEEEVAARVMPINNFIVATEPLGDRAKDVLSKPVAVADTKFVVNYWRLSEDNRLLFGGGESYGWHFPDIIKTVSKPMLEVYPQMKGVKIDYAWGGTLAITMNRMPCFIRPHRNVLSASGYSGHGVAMATLAGKILAEAVAGQAERFDLMASLPRPRFPGGVALRWPMLVLAMTWFSMRDRLGL, encoded by the coding sequence ATGAACCTCCTTCATGTGAACGACCGGGCCGGGGAATACCCCGGCTCGTACTACGCCGCCACGCGCGCCGACCTGGCCCCCTTCCCCGCGCTGAAGGGCGCGGCAAAGGCCAATGTCTGCATCGTCGGCGCCGGCTACACCGGCCTCTCCGCCGCACTTCATCTCGCGCAGCGCGGCTATGACGTGGTGGTGCTCGAAGCCCACCGCGTGGGCTTCGGCGCCTCGGGCCGCAACGGCGGCCAGGTGGGCTCGGGCCAGCGGCAGGATCAGGTCTGGCTGGAAAAGGTCGCAGGTCGCGAGGCCGCAAAGGCGCTCTGGTCGCTGGCCGAGGAGTCAAAGGCTCTCGTCCGCGACCTGATCCGCGATCATGCCATGCCTGTGACCTTCCACCCCGGCGTGGCCCATGCCTGCTGGTCCGATGCCGAAGTCCGCGATACCCATGCCTATGCCGAGAAACTCCACCGCGACTACGGCTATGACCAGCTGGAGCCGCTGGACCGTGACGGCATCCGTGCCCTCATCGGATCGCCCGTCTACAAGGGCGGCGAGATCGACTGGGGCGCAGGCCATGTCCACCCGCTGAACTACGCCATCGGCCTCGCCGCCGCCGCGTCCAAGGCCGGCGCGCGCCTGCACGAAGGCTCGGAAGTTCTGAACATCCGGCACGGCGCGCATCCGGTGGTGGAAACCGCGCATGGGCATGTGACCTGCGACCACGTCATCCTCGCCGCGAACGGCTATCTCGGCCACCTGGAGGAAGAGGTCGCCGCCCGGGTCATGCCGATCAACAACTTCATCGTCGCGACCGAACCCTTGGGCGATCGCGCGAAGGACGTGCTGTCGAAACCCGTAGCCGTGGCCGACACCAAGTTCGTGGTGAACTACTGGCGCCTCTCCGAGGACAACCGCCTCCTGTTCGGCGGCGGCGAAAGCTATGGCTGGCACTTCCCTGACATCATCAAGACGGTGTCGAAACCCATGCTGGAGGTCTATCCCCAAATGAAGGGGGTCAAGATCGACTATGCCTGGGGCGGCACGCTGGCCATCACCATGAACCGGATGCCCTGCTTCATCCGGCCCCACCGCAACGTGCTTTCGGCCTCCGGCTATTCTGGCCACGGCGTCGCGATGGCGACGCTCGCCGGCAAGATCCTCGCCGAAGCGGTGGCCGGCCAGGCCGAACGCTTCGACCTCATGGCCTCGCTTCCCCGCCCCCGCTTTCCCGGCGGCGTGGCGCTGCGCTGGCCCATGCTGGTGCTGGCGATGACCTGGTTCTCCATGCGCGACCGTCTCGGTCTCTGA